The Platichthys flesus chromosome 18, fPlaFle2.1, whole genome shotgun sequence genome includes a window with the following:
- the dnajc5ga gene encoding dnaJ (Hsp40) homolog, subfamily C, member 5 gamma a isoform X1 has translation MAEPNASRPQRKMSTAGESVYKVLGLEKGATAEDIKKAYRKLALKYHPDKNPDNPEAADKFKEINNANSILNDETKRKIYDEYGSMGLYVSEQFGEESVKYYFLMSKWWFKGLVLCTTLFTCCCCCCCCCFCCGKCKPPDDDDNYQYVDPEDLEAQIKAEQDGGNTVIIGQPKSNPAPESSDGPSQPIPLPLAMPPAEPKSPTSAGPAGAENPGETLPESK, from the exons ATGGCTGAACCAAACGCCTCCCGTCCCCAGAGGAAGATGTCCACAGCCGGGGAGAGTGTGTACAAGGTGCTAGGGCTGGAGAAAGGAGCGACTGCTGAGGACATCAAGAAAGCGTACAG AAAACTAGCGCTGAAGTACCATCCGGACAAGAACCCGGACAACCCGGAGGCGGCGGATAAGTTCAAGGAGATCAACAACGCCAACTCTATTTTAAATGATGAGACCAAGAGGAAGATTTACGACGAGTACGGCTCCATGGGCCTGTATGTGTCCGAGCAGTTTGGAGAGGAGAGCGTCAAATACTACTTCCTTATGTCCAAGTGGTGGTTTAAG GGTCTGGTTCTGTGCACTACACtgttcacctgctgctgctgttgctgctgctgctgtttctgctgTGGGAAGTGTAAACCACCCGATGACGATGACAACTACCAGTACGTGGACCCTGAGGACCTGGAGGCCCAGATCAAAGCAGAGCAGGAtggag GTAACACAGTAATCATAGGCCAGCCCAAATCTAACCCGGCTCCAGAAAGCTCAGACGGCCCGAGTCAGCCCATTCCCCTGCCGCTGGCCATGCCGCCGGCCGAGCCCAAGTCGCCGACCTCGGCCGGTCCAGCAGGGGCAGAAAACCCCGGGGAGACTTTACCAGAGTCGAAATGA
- the ift172 gene encoding intraflagellar transport protein 172 homolog, with product MQLKHLQTLLTPQEGAAKVTCMAWAPNNSRLAVCTVDRVVLLYDEQGERRDKFSTKPVDSKYGKQSYVVNDMAFSPDSTKIAIGQSDNIVFVYRIGEDWGDKKAICHKFVQTSAVTCLLWPAEHVIVYGLTDGKVRLANTQTNKSSTLYRTESCVISLAPNVTGSGFLSGHANGTVARFFFDKVPGESQGELLKHPCPPYALAWGANSIMVGGCDKKVVAYDREGHILQTFDYSRDQSEKEFTVAATSPSGQSAVFGSYDRVRVFNWDPRRSVWAEGNPKEIRNMYTVTSLAWKKDGSRLCAGTLCGGVELLDCCLRRANYKNKFELTYVGLSQVIVRNLSTGTQVVLKSEYGYEIGDVKIMGKDRYFVAHTSDTLLLRDLQTSNSSEVPWPSSGGNEKFFFENETVCMIFNAGELSLVEYNNNDILGSVRTEFMNPHLISVRINERKQKGVQDNKKLAYLIDLKTIAIVDLAGGYNLGTISHDSKIDWLELNETGRKLLFRDKKLQLHLYDIESGHKATLLSFCPYVQWVPGSDVVVAQNRGNLCIWYNIDSPKSITMFPIKGDIVDLERVEGKTDVIVMEGVNTVSYTLDEGLIEFDTAVDDGDYDRARAFLETLEVSPESEAMWRKLSRLALNARQLHIAERCFAALGDVSTLRFLHQTNQIADKVSREMDGDGTLFYQVQANMAMLDKDFELAEGHYTEQNAVDEAIEMYQELHMWDDCIAVAKAKGHPELDTLRGNYYQWLTETGQDEKAGELKESQGDVQGAINLYMKAGLPAKAARLAISQPEVSNDTGSRIAAGLIRGEFHERAGDMFERIGNNQRALECYCKGGAFRKAVELARLAFPAKVVKLEEDWGDCLVQQKQMDAAINHFIEAGCSLKAIEAAITARQWKKALYILEQQEDSAVGKYYVRIAQYYASVQEYEVAEQLFVKGGQIKEAVEMFTTAGRWEEAHKLAVKCMTEEEVVAQYVSRAQELEGDGKFKEAERLFTTVNQPDLAITMYKKNRMFDDVIRMVAKHHPDLLSETHLLLAKEFEAESWFSEAEHHFIEAQDMKAAVNMYRVHDMWEEAYRVAKSHGGGGLQKQVAYLWARSLGGEAAVKLLNKFGLLENGIETALNNFSFDFALDLARLACKEKIPEIHLKHGMYLEDEGKFPEAENEFIKGGKPKEAVSMYVHNKDWASAQRVAEGFDPESVSEILVGQAKSCFEQKDFQKAEGFLLRAQRPELAVNYYKEADMWSDAMRICKEYLPFKLSALQEEYERESSKKGVRGVDSLLEQAREWEQSGEHSRAVECYLKVKDDSNTELMVKCWLKAAELSVKFLSGDRAVEVIQVVGPRLAHLGNYKAAAELYLNMDLIKEAIDVFIEGKEWNKAKRIAKELKPRYEEYVDQKYKEHLKNHGKVDSLVHVDPMAALDLYVKQGQWEKCLSTASKQNFKILHKYVALYATDLIKEGDAPAALQLYLQHGVPPNPQNFNIYNRLFLDLINLPDTDRPESYRMWADLRNFLLQLSENVSKSAKANSPAHEDFSQMLLIAHYYAARAAARGVEQLVSVAAKLSTSLLRHTELIPADKAFYEAGLFCKAAGWETMSFIFLNHFMDLCDAIEEGTVDDLNYSDFRDTDIPVEVPVPTKLCINEAQREEIRNLLLSACMDHTKQLLPRDERNSYVASLVDANTGQRSLPCVLTGYPVLSNGINFSAVGKTANKDDWDKFNMATKTTHSPECQDVIKFIGRWCGGLPSFH from the exons ATGCAACTGAAGCATCTGCAGACGCTGCTGACCCCGCAG GAGGGAGCTGCCAAGGTGACGTGCATGGCCTGGGCACCGAACAACAGCAGGCTAGCCGTGTGCACGGTGGACAGGGTGGTGCTGCTCTATGATgagcaaggagagagaagagacaagtTCTCCACCAAACCTGTGGACTCCAAG tacgGGAAACAAAGCTATGTCGTCAATGACATGGCGTTTTCACCGGACTCCACCAAAATCGCCATCGGCCAGTCGGACAACATCGTCTTTGTCTACAGGATCGGAGAGGATTG GGGTGACAAGAAAGCCATCTGCCACAAGTTTGTTCAGACA aGTGCTGTGACCTGCCTGCTCTGGCCTGCAGAACATGTCATAGTTTATGGTTTGACTGATGGAAAG GTTCGTCTCGCGAATACTCAGACGAACAAGTCGTCCACGCTGTACCGCACCGAGTCCTGTGTCATCTCCCTGGCTCCCAA TGTGACTGGTAGCGGCTTCCTGTCGGGTCATGCTAACGGGACAGTAGCTCGCTTCTTCTTTGATAAAGTCCCTGGGGAGTCCCAG GGCGAGCTGTTGAAACACCCGTGCCCCCCCTACGCCCTGGCCTGGGGGGCAAACAGCATCATGGTGGGCGGCTGTGACAAGAAGGTGGTGGCCTACGACCGAGAGGGTCACATCCTGCAGACCTTCGACTACAGCCGCGACCAGAGTGAGAAGGAGTTCACCGTCGCCGCCACCAGCCCCAGCGGACAGTCGGCTGTGTTCGGCAGCTACGACCG AGTGCGGGTGTTTAACTGGGATCCCAGGAGAAGTGTGTGGGCCGAGGGCAACCCTAAAGAGATTCGCAACATGTACACGGTCACCAGCTTGGCCTGGAAGAAAGACGGATCCCGTCTCTGTGCG gGAACCCtgtgtggaggggtggagcTTTTAGATTGCTGCCTGCGAAGAGCCAACTATAAGAACAAGTTTGAGCTGACCTACGTGGGCCTGAGCCAG GTGATCGTGAGGAACCTCTCCACAGGAACCCAGGTGGTCCTGAAGTCCGAGTACGGTTATGAGATCGGAGACGTGAAGATCATGGGAAAGGATCGTTACTTCGTGGCTCACACGTCTGACACTCTCCTGCTGAGGGACCTGCAGACCAGTAACTCCAGTGAG GTGCCCTGGCCCAGTTctggaggaaacgaaaagttcttctttgaaaatgaaacg GTGTGCATGATCTTTAATGCCGGGGAGCTGAGTCTGGTGGAGTACAACAACAACGACATCCTGGGATCCGTCCGAACCGAGTTCATGAACCCTCATCTCATCAG TGTCCGAATAaatgagaggaagcagaaagGAGTCCAGGACAACAAGAAGCTGGCGTATCTGATCGACCTGAAAACCATCGCTATCG TGGACCTGGCCGGAGGCTACAATCTGGGAACCATCAGCCACGACTCCAAGATTGACTGGCTGGAGCTTAATGAGACCGGACGCAAACTGTTGTTCAGGGACAAGAAGCTGCAG ctccacctGTACGACATCGAGTCCGGACACAAGGCCACGCTGCTGAGCTTCTGCCCGTACGTCCAGTGGGTGCCGGGCAGCGATGTGGTGGTGGCACAGAACCGGGGAAACCTTTGCATCTGGTACAACATCGACAGCCCCAAGAGCATCACCATGTTCCCCATCAAG GGGGACATCGTGGATCTGGAGAGAGTTGAAGGAAAGACGGACGTGATCGTGATGGAGGGCGTCAACACGGTGTCCTACACGCTGGACGAAGGCCTCATTGAGTTTGATACGGCTGTCGATGATGGAGACTATGACAG agcgCGAGCTTTCCTCGAGACTCTGGAGGTGTCACCAGAGTCTGAAGCCATGTGGAGGAAGCTCAGCAGACTGGCTCTGAATGCACGGCAGCTCCACATCGCAGAGAg gTGTTTCGCTGCACTGGGCGACGTCTCCACACTTCGCTTCCTGCACCAAACCAACCAGATTGCAGACAAGGTGTCCAGGGAGATG GACGGAGATGGGACGTTGTTCTACCAGGTCCAGGCCAACATGGCCATGCTGGACAAAGACTTTGAACTGGCGGAGGGACACTACACGGAGCAG AATGCTGTGGATGAAGCCATCGAGATGTACCAGGAGCTGCACATGTGGGACGACTGCATCGCTGTGGCTAAAGCCAAG GGTCACCCGGAGCTGGACACCTTGCGTGGGAACTATTACCAGTGGTTGACGGAGACGGGTCAGGATGAGAAGGCCGGCGAGCTGAAGGAGAGTCAGGGCGACGTCCAGGGGGCGATCAACCTCTACATGAAGGCCGGGCTCCCGGCTAAAGCTGCCCGCCTCGCCATCAGCCAGCCGGAGGTCAGCAACGACACCGGCAGCCGCATCGCCGCCGGGCTGATCAGAGGAGAGTTTCATGAGAGG GCCGGGGACATGTTTGAGAGGATCGGGAACAACCAGAGAGCGTTGGAGTGCTACTGCAAAGGAGGCGCCTTCAGAAAAG CGGTGGAGCTGGCTCGTCTCGCCTTCCCTGCCAAGGTGGTGAAACTGGAGGAGGACTGGGGGGACTGCCTGGTCCAGCAGAAACAGATGGACGCCGCCATCAACCACTTCATTGAAGCCGG ctgctccctgAAGGCCATCGAGGCGGCCATCACAGCTCGCCAGTGGAAGAAGGCGCTCTACAtcctggagcagcaggaggactcAGCGGTCGGGAAGTACTACGTGAGGATCGCTCAGTACTACGCCTCCGTGCAGGAATATGAG GTGGCAGAGCAACTGTTTGTGAAAGGAGGTCAAATAAAAGAGGCGGTGGAGATGTTCACCACAGCAGGACGCTGGGAGGAGGCTCATAAG TTGGCAGTGAAGTGCATGACCGAGGAGGAAGTGGTGGCTCAGTACGTGAGCAGAGCTCAGGAGCTGGAGGGAGACGGGAAGTTCAAAGAGGCCGAGCG GCTGTTTACCACCGTGAACCAGCCGGACCTCGCCATCACCATGTACAAGAAGAACCGCATGTTCGATGATGTGATTCGCATGGTGGCCAAGCATCACCCCGACCTGCTGAGCGAGACCCACCTGCTCCTGGCCAAG GAGTTTGAGGCCGAGTCCTGGTTCTCAGAGGCCGAGCATCACTTCATCGAGGCTCAAGACATGAAAGCTGCCGTCAACATGTACCGAGTGCACGACATGTGGGAGGAGGCTTacagg GTGGCTAAGAGTCACGGAGGAGGCGGGCTCCAGAAGCAGGTGGCCTACCTGTGGGCCCGGAGCCTGGGGGGGGAGGCGGCCGTCAAACTGCTCAACAAGTTCGGCCTCCTGGAAAACGGCATCGAGACCGCGTTGAATAACTT CTCGTTTGACTTTGCCTTGGACTTGGCCCGACTCGCTTGTAAAGAGAAGATTCCTGAGATCCACCTCAAACACGGCATGTACCTGGAAGACGAG GGAAAGTTTCCTGAAGCCGAGAACGAGTTCATCAAAGGAGGAAAACCCAAAGAAGCTGTTTCCAT GTACGTCCACAACAAGGACTGGGCCAGCGCGCAGCGGGTGGCCGAGGGCTTCGATCCAGAGAGCGTGTCTGAGATCCTGGTCGGCCAAGCCAAGTCCTGCTTTGAACAGAAAGACTTCCAGAAGGCCGAGGGCTTCCTGCTCCGAGCCCAGAGACCCGAGCTGGCCGTCAACTACTACAAG gAAGCTGATATGTGGAGTGATGCCATGCGCATCTGTAAGGAGTACCTCCCCTTCAAGCTGTCCGCGCTCCAGGAGGAGTACGAGAGGGAGTCCTCCAAAAAAGGAGTCCG GGGGGTGGACAGTCTGCTGGAGCAGGCCAGGGAGTGGGAGCAGTCGGGGGAGCACTCCCGGGCCGTGGAGTGTTACCTGAAGGTGAAGGACGACTCCAACACGGAGCTGATGGTGAAGTGTTGGTTGAAG gcaGCAGAACTGTCCGTGAAGTTCCTGAGTGGAGATCGAGCGGTGGAGGTGATTCAGGTGGTCGGGCCGCGACTCGCACACCTGGGGAATTACAAAGCT GCCGCCGAGCTGTATTTAAACATGGACTTGATCAAAGAGGCGATCGATGTGTTTATCGAGGGCAAAGAGTGGAACAAAGCCAAGAGAATCGCCAAGGAGCTGAAGCCCag GTATGAAGAATACGTGGACCAGAAGTACAAAGAGCATCTCAAGAATCACGGCAAAGTGGATTCT CTGGTGCATGTGGATCCGATGGCCGCTCTGGACCTGTACGTGAAACAAGGCCAGTGGGAGAAGTGTCTGAGCACAGCCTCCAAACAG aaCTTTAAGATCCTCCACAAGTACGTCGCTCTGTACGCCACCGACCTCATCAAGGAGGGCGACGCTCCGGCGGCTCTGCAGCTCTACCTGCAGCACGGGGTGCCGCCCAACccgcag AACTTTAACATCTACAATCGTCTGTTCCTGGATCTGATCAACCTGCCGGACACCGACCGGCCGGAGTCGTACCGCATGTGGGCCGACCTCCGcaacttcctcctgcagctg AGCGAGAACGTGTCCAAGTCGGCCAAGGCCAACTCCCCGGCTCACGAGGACTTCAGCCAGATGCTGCTCATCGCTCACTACTACGCTGCACGGGCCGCCGCCAGAGGAGTGGAGCAGCTg GTCAGCGTAGCAGCCAAGCTGTCCACGTCTCTGCTGCGTCACACTGAGCTCATTCCTGCAGACAAAGCTTTCTACGAGGCCGGTCTGTTCTGCAAG GCCGCCGGCTGGGAGACGAtgtccttcatcttcctcaacCACTTCATGGATCTGTGTGAT GCTATTGAAGAGGGGACGGTGGACGACCTCAACTACTCGGACTTCCGCGACACAGACATCCCAGTGGAAGTTCCAGTTCCCACCAAGCTCTGCATCAAC gaagcTCAGCGGGAGGAGATCCGTAACCTGCTGCTGTCGGCCTGCATGGATCACACCAAGCAGCTTCTGCCCCGAGACGAGAGGAACTCGTACGTGGCGTCGCTGGTGGACGCAAACACCGGCCAGCGCTCGCTGCCCTGTGTCctcacag GCTACCCGGTCCTGAGCAACGGGATCAACTTCTCGGCTGTGGGCAAAACGGCGAACAAGGACGACTGGGACAAATTCAACATGGCCACCAAG accACTCACAGTCCAGAGTGTCAGGACGTCATCAAGTTCATCGGGCGGTGGTGCGGCGGCCTGCCCTCCTTCCACTGA
- the dnajc5ga gene encoding dnaJ (Hsp40) homolog, subfamily C, member 5 gamma a isoform X2: MAEPNASRPQRKMSTAGESVYKVLGLEKGATAEDIKKAYRKLALKYHPDKNPDNPEAADKFKEINNANSILNDETKRKIYDEYGSMGLYVSEQFGEESVKYYFLMSKWWFKGLVLCTTLFTCCCCCCCCCFCCGKCKPPDDDDNYQYVDPEDLEAQIKAEQDGGK, from the exons ATGGCTGAACCAAACGCCTCCCGTCCCCAGAGGAAGATGTCCACAGCCGGGGAGAGTGTGTACAAGGTGCTAGGGCTGGAGAAAGGAGCGACTGCTGAGGACATCAAGAAAGCGTACAG AAAACTAGCGCTGAAGTACCATCCGGACAAGAACCCGGACAACCCGGAGGCGGCGGATAAGTTCAAGGAGATCAACAACGCCAACTCTATTTTAAATGATGAGACCAAGAGGAAGATTTACGACGAGTACGGCTCCATGGGCCTGTATGTGTCCGAGCAGTTTGGAGAGGAGAGCGTCAAATACTACTTCCTTATGTCCAAGTGGTGGTTTAAG GGTCTGGTTCTGTGCACTACACtgttcacctgctgctgctgttgctgctgctgctgtttctgctgTGGGAAGTGTAAACCACCCGATGACGATGACAACTACCAGTACGTGGACCCTGAGGACCTGGAGGCCCAGATCAAAGCAGAGCAGGAtggag GAAAGTGA